In Penicillium psychrofluorescens genome assembly, chromosome: 5, a single window of DNA contains:
- a CDS encoding uncharacterized protein (ID:PFLUO_008234-T1.cds;~source:funannotate) codes for MTVTPNTPGQLSQEQRHKLKQLWSLVLELLDPVHNRNNNLETTASAYTPKLVESLHQKTTPSRSELKALRNEINDLSPDTFFEYLLNTTRQESPDRLLLRFLKARKWDVGKSFAMFVHALVWRNQRLNVDETVVANTELKALQESRETSDPQKAKLSHGFLEQLRTGKCFMHGTDRVGRPIVVLQGRLHRSMEKNEVLNRGILHMIEAARLVLVPPVEGVTAIFDMTGFSVSNMEYAAAKFLIECSQTGYPEFLGVLLIHNAPWAFSGIWKTMKRWIEPEIASRIHFTYTTAELEKFIAPERLVQELHGKENWSFEFVEPIEGENAKMEDTATRDVIYAERRSIGTELLNATSEWIKAKTPEELDKANSRREAAIVNLHLNYWTLDPYVRGRNLLDRTGVIQEGGKIDFYPNPNSKSQQNSNTVR; via the exons ATGACTGTCACTCCAAACACCCCGGGCCAGCTGTCCCAGGAGCAAAGACATAAGCTGAAGCAACTTTGGAGCTTAGTCCTAGAGCTACTAGAT CCTGTACACAACCGCAACAATAACCTCGAGACCACTGCTTCAGCCTACACTCCCAAGCTCGTAGAGTCCCTACACCAGAAGACCACTCCCAGCCGCTCCGAGCTCAAGGCTCTCCGGAATGAAATCAACGACCTCTCTCCGGATACCTTCTTTGAGTATCTCTTGAACACCACTAGACAAGAGTCTCCCGATCGACTCCTGCTGCGGTTCCTGAAAGCCCGCAAATGGGACGTTGGCAAGTCATTCGCAATGTTTGTCCACGCGCTCGTATGGCGTAACCAGCGCCTCAACGTGGACGAGACCGTGGTGGCCAATACCGAGCTGAAGGCCCTCCAAGAGTCCCGCGAGACGTCTGATCCGCAAAAGGCGAAGCTGAGCCATGGGTTCTTGGAGCAACTGCGCACCGGAAAATGCTTTATGCATGGGACGGATCGAGTCGGTCGTCCTATCGTAGTCCTTCAAGGCCGACTGCATCGAtcgatggagaagaatgagGTTCTGAATCGAGGGATTCTCCATATGATTGAGGCTGCGCGGCTGGTGCTTGTGCCTCCAGTGGAGGGtgtg ACTGCTATATTTGATATGACGGGCTTCTCGGTGTCTAATATG GAGTACGCAGCTGCAAAATTCCTAATCGAATGCTCCCAAACTGGATATCCCGAATTCCTAGGTGTCCTTCTTATCCACAACGCACCATGGGCTTTCTCTG GTATCTGGAAAACCATGAAGCGATGGATAGAACCAGAGATTGCATCCCGCATCCACTTCACCTACACGACGGCCGAACTTGAGAAGTTCATTGCTCCAGAACGACTAGTCCAGGAACTGCACGGCAAGGAGAACTGGTCATTCGAGTTTGTCGAGCCCATTGAGGGCGAAAATGCGAAGATGGAAGACACTGCCACTCGGGACGTTATCTATGCGGAACGGAGAAGTATCGGGACGGAGTTACTGAACGCAACCTCTGAGTGGATCAAGGCAAAGACTCCGGAGGAGCTAGATAAGGCGAATTCTCGGAGGGAAGCTGCGATAGTGAACTTGCACTTGAACTATTGGACTTTGGATCCCTATGTCCGTGGGCGAAACTTGTTGGACCGCACGGGGGTCATTCAGGAAGGTGGGAAGATCGACTTTTaccccaaccccaactcAAAGTCGCAGCAGAACTCTAATACAGTACGTTAA
- a CDS encoding uncharacterized protein (ID:PFLUO_008235-T1.cds;~source:funannotate): MPSQNATVEGAPLADYFWIAGVDGAEVLDTFKRLGEDYRMNGATSPGPALAAVIQEDAEEEHKPTQSSSRPTSMLFVGNERGGANNRLSTLSRDSEQSNGTSSNRSSMTVKGASPSPRGPSMFMEDFDFDQALLKFASERDTFLTDLSLSAGAITPNTRPRSRVRTQKIVDEAPAPGSNNLLRSGIGSVRRHMAFRDMNSMKRQPSVARQASVRTSRRLSNYNSVIPVPQPLEISPSMHPLKRRFEPVLLDRYPNRGMSEEMKQRGNLPDYVPMFAFPNDINIVSSDQRPRSTWHGFAMTTDNGSKLHAICVIVWIPLNQRAAEELEKRCEEWRKDNMTDEERELAASLGERLASERAKLSQLLAQLPTVPSGSDSREQLEDEISAVEEKIGLMTDLLRPVRHGAASKIEGLTDGDTGFWIPRAYGILGRESTMTTFWKEWLKAVIVPMTEGAVQRVPPPSPRMGLWQPLERYVMNLCTEAFCPVSSKTQVELAIRELRLFARNEAPNELPGSRNTDLYALFRTLSVPNIVILFEYALTESRIIFLSSHTSMLYLATRALVDLLFPLQWTGVLIPVLPARLIQAIEAPCPYIVGIERRYEKVELPSDDFVLVDLDSDMIESTIRPTPLPRHQRRKLLSLLQMAAPHHTRCGVPTGPPAYAIETYPWDTFLTESKATFSSKAPPTNLAKYVSLNSNAFGPNAVIPGSYQAPIFNTFLHARQEAPSRGLSSKGYERPGTASTARAGASPPSPRENSPTSGHFPPPPPTPTSRTDSGMALQASLREKRSGHFDAVSRRSSSFGAEMRGIARRPSVPFLGHTSNLSVTTLNTVSGHGSTYAPSVYAQSTIAASTIVPQATVQPVTNAEGTCWIEGHLFQTQPWDEKMVCGICDDLAEEGMYRCSACKFTVHNRCASQVCLVCDAAFHPDQIRAAFVRCFASLFYTYKKFLHPASSDKKKSGMYYQFNMEAFMKSMPHEHAEYIAVLQQTQGFNEFISERERTSPKSKDSKMALFDEIILSKRNRGRTSIFSSRSTTDFLSDTSNHLWRTASATFFAPTSRSQQNLSAEYHTRAPTRAPAKLDTSLMKEPRMIHGAPRVSKTANNARRKPLPKLMNGLAISPPS, encoded by the exons ATGCCCTCGCAGAATGCCACCGTGGAGGGGGCCCCTCTTGCGGACTATTTCTGGATTGCCGGTGTggatggcgccgaggtcCTGGATACCTTCAAGCGACTCGGCGAGGACTATCGCATGAATGGCGCCACGTCCCCCGGCCCAGCCCTGGCAGCTGTGATCCAGGAAGATGCAGAGGAGGAGCACAAACCGACCCAGAGTTCATCTCGGCCGACCTCCATGCTGTTTGTGGGCAACGAGCGCGGGGGCGCCAATAACCGCCTCTCCACGCTCTCCCGGGACTCGGAGCAGTCCAATGGGACCAGCAGCAATCGCAGCAGCATGACCGTCAAGGGTgcgtcgccctcgccgcggggCCCGTCGATGTTTATGGAGGATTTCGATTTCGATCAGGCCCTCCTGAAGTTCGCGTCGGAGAGGGACACCTTCCTGACCGATTTGAGTCTGAGTGCGGGGGCCATCACCCCGAACACGCGCCCGCGGTCGCGCGTGCGCACCCAGAAGATTGTCGATGAGGCGCCGGCCCCGGGGTCTAATAATCTTCTCCGATCGGGTATTGGGAGTGTGCGCCGGCACATGGCGTTTCGCGACATGAACAGTATGAAAAGGCAGCCGTCCGTAGCTCGTCAAG CTTCCGTGCGAACCTCCCGACGACTGAGCAACTACAATTCCGTGATTCCTGTCCCGCAGCCCCTCGAGATCTCCCCCTCCATGCACCCTCTGAAACGCCGATTCGAACCCGTTCTCCTCGATCGATACCCCAACCGAGGCATGTCggaggagatgaagcagcGTGGCAATCTTCCTGACTACGTTCCCATGTTCGCCTTTCCGAATGATATCAATATTGTTTCGTCGGACCAGCGTCCGCGGTCTACCTGGCACGGGTTTGCCATGACCACGGACAATGGCTCGAAACTGCATGCGATCTGTGTGATTGTTTGGATTCCCCTCAACCAGCGAGCAgcggaggagttggagaagcGCTGTGAAGAGTGGCGGAAGGATAACATGACGGACGAGGAACGTGAGCTGGCAGCCAGTTTGGGCGAGAGATTGGCATCTGAGCGGGCCAAGCTATCGCAACTGTTGGCGCAGCTCCCGACGGTCCCCTCCGGGTCAGACTCGCGCGAACAGCTCGAAGATGAGATCAGtgcggtggaagagaagatcGGATTGATGACCGATTTGCTGCGCCCTGTGCGACACGGTGCAGCTTCCAAGATTGAGGGCTTGACCGACGGCGATACCGGCTTTTGGATCCCCCGGGCCTACGGGATTCTTGGACGAGAGAGCACGATGACTACTTTCTGGAAGGAATGGTTGAAGGCCGTGATTGTGCCCATGACGGAGGGCGCAGTTCAACGTGTGCCGCCTCCTTCGCCGCGGATGGGCCTTTGGCAACCATTGGAGCGATATGTGATGAACCTGTGCACCGAAGCATTCTGCCCGGTCTCGTCCAAGACCCAGGTGGAATTGGCCATTCGGGAATTGCGACTGTTTGCGCGGAATGAGGCGCCCAATGAGCTTCCAGGTTCCCGAAATACTGATCTTTACGCGCTGTTCCGAACCCTGTCTGTCCCCAATATCGTCATTCTGTTCGAGTACGCCCTCACGGAGTCGCgaatcatcttcctctcctctcaCACCTCTATGCTCTATCTTGCGACCCGAGCTTTGGTTGATCTTCTGTTCCCACTTCAATGGACCGGTGTACTCATCCCGGTGCTTCCCGCTCGATTAATTCAAGCCATCGAGGCGCCATGCCCATACATCGTTGGTATTGAGCGGCGCTACGAGAAGGTGGAATTGCCATCCGACGATTTTGTGCTGGTGGATCTAGACTCCGACATGATCGAAAGTACCATACGGCCCACTCCACTTCCGCGTCACCAGCGTCGAAAGCTTTTGTCACTCTTGCAGATGGCTGCCCCTCATCACACCCGCTGCGGTGTCCCCACTGGCCCGCCTGCGTACGCCATTGAAACATACCCCTGGGACACTTTCCTAACGGAAAGCAAGGCCACTTTCTCCTCCAAGGCACCGCCGACCAATCTGGCGAAATATGTCAGTCTCAACTCCAACGCATTTGGACCGAATGCCGTGATTCCAGGGTCTTACCAGGCACCAATTTTCAACACCTTCTTGCATGCCCGCCAGGAGGCTCCTTCGCGTGGCCTTTCCTCCAAGGGCTATGAACGCCCAGGGACGGCCTCGACCGCCAGGGCCGgtgcttctcctccatcccccaGAGAGAACTCGCCCACGTCTGGACACtttcctccgcctccgcccaCGCCGACGTCACGGACAGACTCTGGAATGGCTCTGCAGGCTTCGCTGCGTGAAAAGCGCTCTGGCCACTTCGATGCGGTGTCGCGGAGAAGCTCTTCCTTCGGAGCGGAAATGCGAGGTATCGCACGACGTCCTAGTGTACCCTTCCTCGGGCACACATCCAACTTGTCGGTGACGACCTTGAACACCGTTTCTGGCCACGGATCGACCTATGCACCATCGGTGTATGCCCAGTCGACCATCGCTGCGTCCACAATCGTTCCGCAAGCTACGGTCCAGCCTGTTACCAACGCCGAAGGCACCTGCTGGATCGAGGGCCACCTTTTCCAAACCCAGCCGTGGGATGAGAAGATGGTTTGCGGCATTTGTGATGATCTCGCGGAGGAAGGAATGTACAGATGTTCTGCATGCAAATTCACCGTCCATAACCGCTGTGCCTCTCAGGTCTGCCTGGTGTGCGATGCCGCCTTCCATCCAGACCAAATTCGCGCCGCTTTTGTTCGATGCTTTGCCAGCCTGTTCTATACCTACAAGAAGTTTCTTCATCCCGCGAGCagtgacaagaagaagtcggGCATGTACTACCAGTTCAACATGGAGGCTTTCATGAAGAGCATGCCGCACGAGCACGCCGAATACATTGCAGTTCTGCAGCAGACGCAAGGCTTCAACGAGTTCATCAGTGAACGAGAGCGCACAAGCCCCAAGTCCAAGGACTCGAAAATGGCCCTCTTCGACGAAATCATTCTCTCCAAGCGCAACCGCGGCCGGACCTCGATCTTTTCCAGCCGCTCAACGACGGACTTCTTGTCAGACACCTCGAACCACCTCTGGCGTACAGCCAGCgccaccttcttcgccccAACCAGCCGCAGCCAGCAGAATCTCTCTGCAGAGTACCACACCCGCGCTCCGACCCGCGCCCCGGCAAAATTGGACACCAGTCTAATGAAAGAACCCCGCATGATCCACGGTGCTCCACGGGTGTCCAAGACGGCGAATAACGCCCGCAGGAAGCCGTTACCTAAGCTGATGAATGGCTTGGCTATCTCGCCGCCCAGTTAG
- a CDS encoding uncharacterized protein (ID:PFLUO_008237-T1.cds;~source:funannotate) produces MHLLRGLALSLLAGTSLAVPGHNVKKSADKPAKYALKEPPLTTPWTDDVGTNPWPEYPRPQMQRSQWQNLNGIWQYENASSLNDVERPPFGQNLAQEVLVPFCLESGLSGIQGDYNLYSWYSNSFKVPSDWDGQSILLNFEAVDYEATVFVNGKKVGFNRGGYFRFTVDVTEHVKCGQENELLVFVHDPTDSGDYVIPIGKQTLRQSHIFYTPCSGIWKSVWLESAPENHITRLDLDANMHGQGKLFFSRSILNVTVHTTAANTTSNVHVTVHDNGKVVKTHSGPTNQPFQFNVDSPELWSPDSPKLYQVTVKMGKDEIQSYTGFRTISKGEVEGVVRPLLNGEFIFMFGTLDQGFWPDGIYTPPTKEAMVYDLKVLKKLGFNMLRKHIKVENELFYQACDELGLLVIQDMPALRPLQSTTNPSTCVSTTILPDPQQQAEFSRQLELLVNQHKSFPSIATWIIYNEGWGQITSYYPEFGLTAMVKQLDPTRLVDSTTGWFDHGAGDFSDNHHYSDPQCGTPFYSTDSSPFDPTRIGFQGEFGGLGNNVSIEHLWNNQASINTINQTYEIDATLAAWNYRSHILLSELQNQVRLFSCCGGVWTQTTDVEGEVNGLMTYDRRLQRFDEGQWKSDIQGLYNAAAARSNATTSTP; encoded by the exons ATGCATTTGCTGCGAGGGCTTGCTCTCTCGCTGCTCGCGGGCACTAGCTTAGCTGTTCCTGGCCACAACGTTAAGAAAAGCGCAGACAAGCCGGCTAAGTACGCTTTGAAGGAGCCGCCTTTGACAACACCATGGACGGATGATGTGGGCACTAACCCTTGGCCTGAGTACCCCCGGCCACAAATGCAGCGTTCTCAATGGCAAAACCTCAATGGTATCTGGCAGTATGAGAATGCCTCGAGTCTTAATGATGTGGAGAGACCTCCATTCGGACAGAATCTTGCGCAAGAAGTATTGGTTCCATTCTGTCTCGAGAGTGGATTGTCTG GTATTCAGGGAGACTATAATCTGTACTCCTGGTACTCCAACTCGTTCAAAGTTCCCTCTGATTGGGACGGGCAAAGTATTCTTCTGAACTTCGAGGCCGTGGACTACGAGGCCACGGTTTTTGTCAACGGCAAGAAAGTCGGATTTAACCGTGGAGGGTACTTCCGTTTTACTGTGGATGTCACCGAACACGTGAAGTGTGGCCAGGAGAATGAACT GCTTGTCTTTGTGCATGATCCCACTGACTCTGGCGATTATGTTATTCCTATTGGCAAGCAAACTCTTCGCCAGAGCCACATCTTCTATACGCCTTGCAGCGGAATCTGGAAGTCTGTCTGGCTGGAGAGTGCTCCGGAAAACCACATCACTAGACTGGATCTCGATGCCAACATGCATGGCCAAGGCAAGCTATTCTTTTCCCGATCCATAC TCAACGTAACTGTGCACACTACGGCTGCGAACACCACATCCAATGTCCACGTTACTGTTCACGACAACGGAAAGGTGGTCAAGACTCACAGTGGACCAACCAACCAGCCCTTCCAGTTCAACGTCGATTCTCCAGAACTATGGTCTCCCGACTCTCCTAAGCTGTACCAAGTCACAGTCAAGATGGGGAAAGACGAAATCCAAAGCTATACCGGTTTCCGCACCATTTCCAAGGGCGAAGTTGAGGGTGTCGTCCGGCCGCTATTGAACGGGGAGTTCATCTTCATGTTTGGCACCTTGGACCAGGGCTTCTGGCCCGACGGTATTTATACCCCTCCAaccaaggaggccatggtgTATGATCTCAAAGTGCTGAAGAAACTGGGATTTAACATGCTCCGCAAGCAT ATCAAAGTGGAGAACGAGCTTTTCTACCAGGCATGCGACGAGTTGGGTCTCCTGGTTATTCAGGATATGCCTGCCCTGCGTCCACTGCAATCGACAACTAATCCGTCTACTTGTGTATCTACCACAATTTTGCCTgatccccagcagcaggctgagTTTAGTcgccagctggagctgctggtAAATCAGCACAAGAGCTTCCCCAGTATTGCCACTTGG ATTATTTATAACGAGGGCTGGGGCCAGATCACCAGCTACTATCCTGAGTTCGGGCTGACCGCCATGGTAAAGCAATTGGATCCTACGCGCCTAGTGGATTCTACTACTGGTTGGTTTGACCACGGTGCTGGCGACTTCAGC GATAACCACCACTATTCCGATCCCCAGTGCGGTACTCCGTTCTACTCTACCGATTCTAGCCCCTTTGACCCCACCAGAATTGGGTTCCAGGGAGAATTTGGTGGGCTTGGAAACAACGTTTCCATTGAACA CCTTTGGAACAACCAAGCGTCTATCAATACCATCAATCAAACCTACGAGATTGATGCAACCCTTGCGGCTTGGAACTACCGCTCTCACATTCTGCTTAGCGAGCTGCAGAATCAGGTGCGCCTGTTCTCCTGCTGCGGTGGTGTCTGGACTCAGACTACCGATGTCGAGGGCGAAGTGAACGGCTTGATGACCTATGACCGCCGCCTCCAACGTTTTGATGAGGGCCAGTGGAAGTCCGATATTCAGGGACTGTACAACGCAGCCGCTGCTCGCAGCAATGCGACAACCTCAACACCTTGA
- a CDS encoding uncharacterized protein (ID:PFLUO_008238-T1.cds;~source:funannotate) — protein MATITDHEVVYAGNKKIHYLAAGPVNGPLILFIHGWPSTAITWKAQLDAFAAVGFRAIAPDMPGYGQSTARRVADDYCQEALVEGMMALLADTGRKAAIWVGHDWGSGVTSSVAVQHPEAVKALVSICVPYSTIELGWGGFLPSVNREIYPADEYEHGQWDYMKMYEENFEKTIKWFDSDVAGFCKAIMQRPASAPNRSAPVMMSTVRKNGWLGGLPKPPSEDMTGPPMLPADVFDSFSKDMQRTGFWTGSAYYLHHKRNAEYNGNQERRLKQPVLFIHALWDLVCDTKTTRLMEPMRELCSNLTEVTIEAAHFVQFEKPSEVNAALFRFILEALPSEWPGFWESGYTKNKSDS, from the coding sequence ATGGCTACCATCACAGACCACGAAGTCGTCTACGCTGGCAACAAGAAAATCCACTACCTGGCGGCTGGCCCAGTCAATGGCCCTTTGATCCTCTTTATTCACGGATGGCCTTCCACTGCCATCACCTGGAAAGCCCAGCTTGATGCCTTTGCCGCCGTGGGCTTCAGAGCTATTGCCCCTGATATGCCTGGGTATGGTCAGTCGACCGCTCGTCGTGTTGCGGATGATTACTGCCAGGAAGCTCTTGTGGAGGGCATGATGGCCTTGCTGGCTGACACTGGCCGCAAGGCAGCTATCTGGGTCGGCCATGACTGGGGCTCTGGGGTGACTTCCTCGGTCGCGGTTCAACACCCCGAAGCTGTCAAAGCCCTTGTGAGTATTTGTGTGCCATACTCGACCATCGAGCTTGGCTGGGGCGGTTTTCTTCCATCGGTGAACCGTGAAATTTACCCGGCGGATGAATATGAGCATGGGCAGTGGGATTATATGAAAATGTACGAGGAGAATTTTGAAAAGACTATCAAATGGTTTGACAGTGATGTCGCGGGATTCTGCAAGGCCATCATGCAAAGGCCAGCCTCAGCGCCAAACCGTTCTGCTCCCGTAATGATGTCCACGGTGCGCAAGAATGGATGGCTGGGCGGCCTTCCGAAGCCACCGAGTGAAGACATGACAGGGCCTCCGATGCTTCCAGCTGATGTTTTCGACTCGTTCAGCAAGGATATGCAGCGAACTGGGTTTTGGACAGGTTCTGCCTACTACTTGCACCATAAACGGAATGCGGAATATAATGGAAATCAGGAGAGAAGGCTGAAGCAGCCGGTGCTTTTTATCCATGCCCTATGGGATTTGGTGTGTGATACCAAGACGACGCGGCTCATGGAGCCTATGAGAGAACTTTGTTCGAACTTGACAGAGGTTACTATTGAGGCGGCGCATTTTGTGCAGTTTGAGAAGCCCAGTGAAGTAAATGCTGCTTTGTTTAGATTCATATTGGAAGCGCTGCCGAGTGAGTGGCCTGGATTCTGGGAAAGTGGGTATACTAAGAACAAATCTGACTCGTAG
- a CDS encoding uncharacterized protein (ID:PFLUO_008233-T1.cds;~source:funannotate) — translation MARPRAPSGADAPKEPHAVSLKVLRLSRPSLSLQYPLPAANTKISARASLSYPSEEADDQFILAPVLTLPPAFGSVYVGETFACTLSANNEISDDESGRTVTAVRIVAEMQTPSQVAALELEPTTGNDKAQSENGLGLGKEESLQKIVRFDLKEEGNHILAVSVSYTETRIGTDAQAASGRVRTFRKLYQFVAQPCLSVRTKASELPPLEVENKSLGPYGKTRLLRFALEAQLENQTRLSPKAPFTSQSLSWDATMPDMSVAQPPPTLNPRDVLQVAFLVEQAEGATEGLEALQKDLRRDGRASLGQLSIEWRGAMGDKGFLTTGNLMSRKRS, via the exons ATGGCTCGGCCACGAGCTCCTTCGGGCGCCGATGCCCCCAAGGAACCCCATGCGGTTTCTTTGAAAG TCCTCCG TCTCTCACGTCCCTCGCTTTCCCTGCAATACCCtctccccgccgccaacaCCAAGATCTCAGCACGAGCATCCTTAAGCTATCCATCCGAGGAAGCCGACGACCAATTCATTCTCGCACCTGTT CTCACCCTCCCCCCAGCCTTCGGATCCGTCTACGTCGGCGAAACCTTCGCCTGCACGCTGAGCGCCAACAATGAAATTTCCGACGACGAATCCGGACGCACAGTGACAGCCGTCCGCATAGTCGCCGAAATGCAAACCCCCTCCCAAGTCGCAGCTCTCGAACTCGAACCAACGACCGGCAACGACAAAGCCCAGTCAGAGAATGGGCTTGGGCTGGGCAAGGAGGAATCTCTACAAAAGATCGTCCGGTTCGActtgaaggaagaaggaaacCATATCCTCGCGGTCAGCGTCAGCTACACGGAAACACGGATCGGAACAGACGCCCAGGCGGCCAGCGGACGTGTTCGCACATTCCGCAAATTATACCAGTTCGTCGCGCAACCGTGCCTCAGCGTGCGCACCAAGGCATCAGAGCTGCCGCCGCTAGAAGTGGAGAATAAGTCCCTCGGCCCATACGGCAAGACGCGGCTGCTGCGCTTTGCGCTGGAAGCCCAGCTTGAAAAC CAAACCCGGCTGAGCCCCAAGGCGCCATTCACGTCGCAATCGCTCAGTTGGGACGCCACCATGCCGGACATGTCAGTGGCACAGCCGCCCCCGACGCTCAACCCGCGCGATGTCTTGCAGGTTGCATTCCTggtggagcaggcggaggGCGCGACGGAGGGCCTGGAAGCGTTACAGAAGGATTTGAGGCGCGATGGGCGCGCGTCGCTGGGCCAGTTGTCGATCGAATGGCGAGGTGCGATGGGGGACAAAGGGTTTTTGACGACAGGGAATCTGATGAGCCGGAAGCGGAGTTAG
- a CDS encoding uncharacterized protein (ID:PFLUO_008236-T1.cds;~source:funannotate), producing the protein MPTAIPQPTATPLFDETTVSATALTDTAAPISTTTPISNNNATTTTSSVTAPPLSLPAASTKDHATTLADPPDNPTGTIVVAFGPSQEHIVQTVAEVLGKPWTTEPALATLARAGDAGVIVGIPVQDLSRSLSEGCDSDSRSALTVINTHCVEDGSAPEDALTELCDYEFLYSRSPFLRRDLTRFLSLILGQNRPHDDLRTKTRTNFISTTFPDVHAALPNLDILSVGSDAVEIRVDLLVEPPAQEGALASPVPSLKYVGQQLMLLRQHTELPIIFTTRCTKENGKFPMDDPALFYKYLRRAIQWGVEYIDVELWLPEEIRRRLAEAKGHSVIMSAFHDFSGGWKWTSPEAQRIFTESARYADIVKMIAMVSTIEETYELEYFRSTIKNRGPGPLLSAVNMGQMGQLSRALNAVFSPITHPLLPMIAAPGQLTAAEINEALHIMGQLPKRDLYAIGSFRSTPHSMFMEKCLNELGLPHSFSSTDRGPKGSMESVILQPQFGGASINPPIASTTPYIPAISDAARAIGLVDTLALVTPRDGTTTPTILSNNNSSTTTTTTRFIGENAAWKGIRATLTREYVPSAYRNRAAIILAGSETDASAAIFALRSLGVGSIYTVGFKATGPLSTGLEPFTSIQSVKLVEQPFVIVSALPPEKSLLVQPLLRHYATTNSNTGSINSRSSSPSSPSIRGKVYLDLTSGVRKGDPLAVAGSAGWTAYGVEDVSAWTTVETLRLLVGQNVPFDFVRMASGRPLF; encoded by the coding sequence ATGCCCACAGCCATCCCGCAACCCACGGCCACGCCGTTGTTCGACGAGACGACCGTCTCCGCCACGGCACTCACGGACACGGCTGCACCTATATCTACTACTACCCCTATCTCCAACAACAATgccactaccaccacctcctccgtcaccGCGCCGCCTTTGTCCCTTCCCGCCGCTTCCACGAAAGACCACGCGACCACCCTCGCCGATCCCCCAGACAATCCAACAGGTACGATCGTGGTCGCCTTCGGCCCGAGCCAAGAACACATCGTCCAAACCGTCGCAGAGGTACTGGGCAAGCCGTGGACGACGGAACCAGCGCTCGCGACTCTCGCGCGAGCCGGCGATGCCGGCGTCATCGTGGGCATCCCCGTGCAAGACCTGTCCCGGAGTTTATCAGAGGGATGCGATAGCGACAGCCGGTCCGCGTTGACGGTGATCAATACACACTGCGTGGAGGATGGCTCCGCGCCGGAGGACGCGCTGACCGAGCTGTGTGACTATGAGTTTCTGTACTCCCGCAGTCCCTTTCTGCGGCGCGACCTCACCCGCTTTCTGTCGCTGATCCTGGGCCAGAACCGGCCGCATGATGATCTGCGCACGAAGACTCGCACCAATTTTATCTCGACTACCTTCCCAGATGTACATGCTGCGCTGCCGAACTTGGATATCTTGTCTGTTGGTTCGGATGCGGTCGAGATTCGCGTGGATCTGCTGGTTGAGCCGCCTGCGCAGGAGGGCGCACTGGCTTCTCCCGTGCCCAGTCTCAAGTATGTCGGCCAGCAGttgatgctgctgcggcagcaTACCGAGCTGCCTATTATTTTCACGACGCGGTGCACGAAGGAGAATGGGAAATTTCCCATGGATGATCCCGCGTTGTTCTATAAGTACCTTCGGCGCGCGATCCAGTGGGGCGTCGAGTATATCGATGTCGAGCTTTGGCTGCCAGAAGAGATCCGACGACGACTCGCCGAGGCCAAGGGACATAGTGTCATCATGTCTGCCTTCCACGACTTTTCCGGGGGGTGGAAGTGGACATCGCCCGAAGCGCAGCGCATTTTCACCGAGAGCGCCCGGTACGCCGACATCGTCAAGATGATCGCCATGGTCTCGACTATCGAAGAGACTTACGAACTGGAGTACTTCCGGTCAACGATCAAGAACCGCGGTCCCGGACCGCTGTTGTCAGCCGTGAATATGGGCCAGATGGGACAGTTATCCCGTGCCCTCAATGCCGTCTTCTCACCCATCACACACCCGCTCCTCCCAATGATCGCTGCGCCGGGCCAGCtgaccgccgccgagatcaacgaggccCTGCATATCATGGGTCAGCTCCCGAAGCGCGACTTGTACGCCATTGGCTCGTTCCGCTCGACGCCGCACTCTATGTTCATGGAGAAATGCCTCAACGAACTTGGTCTTCCGCATTCTTTCAGCTCTACCGACCGCGGGCCAAAGGGCTCTATGGAGTCCGTCATTCTGCAGCCGCAGTTCGGCGGCGCGTCTATCAACCCCCCAATCGCCAGCACGACACCATACATCCCCGCCATCAGCGACGCTGCCCGTGCAATCGGGCTAGTCGACACTCTCGCCCTAGTGACCCCACGCGACGGAACCACAACTCCAACAATATTGAGCAACAATAACTCctctaccaccaccaccacaacgCGCTTCATCGGCGAAAACGCCGCCTGGAAAGGCATCCGCGCCACACTAACCCGCGAATACGTCCCCAGCGCGTACCGCAACCGTGCAGCCATCATTCTGGCGGGCAGCGAAACAGACGCCAGCGCTGCAATCTTCGCACTCCGTAGCTTGGGCGTCGGATCGATCTACACAGTCGGCTTCAAAGCAACGGGCCCACTATCCACAGGCCTGGAACCATTCACATCGATCCAATCCGTTAAACTGGTCGAGCAGCCTTTCGTTATCGTCTCTGCGCTTCCGCCAGAGAAATCTTTGCTTGTGCAGCCTTTGCTTAGACATTACGCTACTACCAACTCTAATACTGGTAGTATCAATAGCCGCTCCTCGTCCCCTTCATCACCTTCTATTCGCGGCAAGGTCTATCTCGATCTCACCTCCGGTGTCCGCAAGGGTGATCCACTCGCTGTTGCGGGAAGTGCCGGGTGGACGGCATATGGCGTTGAGGATGTCAGTGCTTGGACGACTGTTGAGACGTTGCGGCTGCTTGTGGGGCAGAATGTGCCATTTGACTTTGTGCGCATGGCCTCTGGAAGGCCTTTGTTCTAG